Proteins encoded in a region of the Arvicanthis niloticus isolate mArvNil1 chromosome 16, mArvNil1.pat.X, whole genome shotgun sequence genome:
- the F2rl3 gene encoding proteinase-activated receptor 4: MCWPLLYPLVLGFSISLAEGSQTPSIYDDVESARGGHEGPLGPTAELEESKCPDQLHPRGFPGKFCANDSDTLELPASSQALLLGWVPTRLVPALYGLVVALGLPANGLALWVLATRVPRLPSTILLMNLAAADLLLALVLPPRLAYHLRGQHWPFGEAACRVATAALYGHMYGSVLLLAAVSLDRYLALVHPLRARALRGQRLTTGLCLVAWLSAATLTLPLTLHRQTFRLAGSDHMLCHDALPLAEQISHWRPAFTCLAVLGCFVPLLAMSLCYGATLRALAANGQRYSHALRLTALVLSSAVASFTPSNVLLVLHYSNPSPEAWGNLYGAYVPSLALSTLNSCIDPFIYYYVSREFREKVRAMLCRQPEASSSSQASREAGSRGTAICSSTLL; the protein is encoded by the exons ATGTGCTGGCCACTGCTGTATCCTCTGGTTCTGGGGTTCAGCATCAGCCTGGCGGAGGGCAGCCAGACCCCCAGCATCTACGATGATGTAGAGAGTGCTAGGGGAGGCCATG AAGGCCCTCTGGGTCCCACAGCAGAACTCGAGGAGTCGAAGTGCCCAGACCAGCTTCATCCACGAGGCTTCCCGGGCAAGTTCTGTGCCAATGACAGTGACACACTGGAGCTCCCAGCCAGCTCTCAAGCACTGCTGCTGGGGTGGGTTCCCACGAGGCTGGTACCTGCCCTCTATGGGCTGGTGGTGGCCCTGGGGCTGCCTGCCAATGGGCTGGCACTGTGGGTGCTGGCCACAAGGGTGCCACGCCTGCCTTCCACCATTCTGCTCATGAACCTGGCAGCGGCTGACCTGCTGTTGGCCCTGGTGCTGCCACCACGATTGGCTTACCACTTGCGTGGCCAGCACTGGCCATTTGGGGAGGCTGCCTGCCGGGTGGCCACAGCTGCCCTCTATGGCCATATGTATGGTTCAGTGTTGCTGCTGGCTGCAGTCAGCCTGGACAGATACCTGGCCTTGGTGCATCCTTTGCGGGCCCGGGCACTGCGTGGTCAACGGCTAACCACTGGACTCTGCTTGGTGGCCTGGCTCTCTGCAGCCACCCTGACTTTGCCTCTCACTCTGCATCGGCAGACCTTCCGATTAGCTGGCTCCGATCACATGCTGTGTCATGATGCACTGCCCCTGGCTGAGCAGATATCCCACTGGAGACCGGCCTTCAcctgcctggctgtcctgggctgCTTCGTGCCACTGCTGGCTATGAGCCTGTGCTATGGGGCCACCCTTCGCGCACTGGCGGCCAATGGCCAGCGCTACAGCCATGCACTCAGACTGACAGCCCTGGTACTGTCCTCGGCAGTGGCCTCTTTCACACCTAGCAATGTGCTGCTGGTGCTGCACTATTCAAACCCAAGCCCTGAGGCCTGGGGCAATCTCTATGGGGCCTATGTGCCCAGCCTGGCACTCAGCACCCTCAACAGCTGCATAGACCCTTTCATCTACTACTATGTGTCCCGCGAGTTCAGGGAGAAGGTGCGGGCTATGTTGTGTCGCCAGCCAGAAGCCAGCAGTTCCTCTCAGGCCTCCAGGGAGGCTGGAAGCCGAGGGACTGCCATCTGCTCCTCTACACTTCTGTGA